The DNA segment GGCACTGTACCATAGCTATGCATTCATACTGAACCCGTGTGGATTTTTAATGTGCACCCTACACTCCATGCACCAGCGTTCACACATCCTGCCCTCATCATAATGCAGCCATTGTGGCCAGGATTGAGCCTATGGCCTAGATACCAGCAGCATGACGCCACAACCACTAAGCTTTAGTGCAGAGTGAAGTGAAACTTGAAAAGGCATGACAAAAACGAAAACCCGCTGGGGTAGCTTAGTGACTAAGGTATTAGGCTGCCAATCTCAATGATGTGTGTAAGATTTTTAGTGTCAGTGGCCACATTGTGATGGATGAAAAAACAACCAGGTTCTTACATTTCTCAAAGTGGACGAAATTGACCTGGAGTCCTCCACTAGAGTGGACCTCGATATCTTATCATGGTTTTGGTACACGAAACCCCagactttttttccttttcgtggCAACGAAACAATTTGCGTGTTGCACCTCTATAGCAGAGATCACACGAAAACATTTTGCAGCGATCATTTATAAGGAAATGCCTCATAACATtatacacaacacacacacgctaACAAAGTGAAGAAACAGTGCATACAGTAGGATGAAGTAACAAGGACGCCACAAGCACTGACTAATGCTCACGGTGTCTTCCTTACTTTGTTGGTGTTGCATGCACTGTTTCTTTATTTTGTAAGcatacaacaccaactagccaaGCATAGTTTCCTTTTATAATGTGCACTTTTTTCAAAAGTTCTAAGCATTGCTCATTTAGCTGTGTAATGTGACAACAAATTATCACGAGCActgcaaataaaaaaagcagTACCTCTGGCAAGGACTTCAGATACTTGAGAAAGCCGGGGTCTTTTTCTACCTCTGTGCAATGAAAAAAATTCAGAAGAGGACACTTCAACAAAACActaaaaaataaagcacaaaataCTGCACGTCaaagaagtttcttttttttttttattgcttcatTTCCATTGCAACAACGTAGTCGTAGATTAAAATGCCACAGGTTAATATAATGTCCTGTTGGTATCTGCCTCTTCATTAAAGGTTAACCTCAATGTTGAGGCAGCGCAAACAAAATTATATGAATTACATAGCACTAGATTGGCATGTTTCATCCTGTAAGTATAGTACACTTCACCAACCCATACATTAATAGCAATAATAATTGTTTATGGCTTATAAAAAGTATTTAAAGAGAGCAGATAGAGCTACTTCATTTTCCCTTGCTGATAAAGTAGTCGGAAGTGGCTTAGtcaaatgagggggggggggtgttcaaacccccctcccccccccaaaatttttcacaTTTGTATGTgttatatacatgcacacatacataaagtatggttgaatcccctccccccccaaaataatttctggctacgctaccgaCTGTCAGCATAAAAAATTTAGGGTGGCCGGGCATAAAAGAACTTAAAATTGCCACACACTCAGCACATGATCCGACAGTTGCATTTATAGACTGTACCTGTGTGTGCAAACAACACAGTCTGTTGCAAAAGTTTTCAATGTATATAGCAAGAAAGTAGAATGATCAAGACATGGAGAGAGCAGCTGGGGAAAGGGGTACCATTTAGACGACATTATTAACGATTATCTGCACTTTAAGAAACCCTCCTCAATTCAGTCAGAGTCGGCCTCCCTTGCCCAGATAAGATAAGGACGATGCTGGGAGGTGCTCTCTACTGTCTTCTATCCtggcttttaaagggacactaaagagcaaaacgatttttctcataatagtcaagtactctttcacgatgccaaaaacaccacacttgctgcgagaagacgcttagtaagtgagaaaacgtgcaaaaacaaaatgtgggtggcgaggccacctagaagtttccgcaccgttcgccgtgatgtcacatgctttgacggcgcctactagggactacgtagttcctaattggtaaaaatgaagtacactgtcctctgagggggccatagacttaacatacccgGTTTGGGATAATTTTGTtaagccaatggcaccaaaatacgataaatacactttgaaatcagtgacatcatgcggggagatttcggcgcgaaatttaaaaatgaaactttgaacttgattttctgctctattagtaaacctatgatggcaaaattaacaacattatagttctcagagcacaatttatcgatctaaaccaattcatggtttctctttagtgtccctttaaagatttCAGGATTGGAAGTAATGCAAAGCGCTGCCTCATGATTTTCTTCGGCAGACCTTCGGCAGTGGACATTACAGggttaaccctgtaatgcccactgtATCGTATTTGATACATTGAATATAATGCCTCAAAAAGGTAAAAaacccgtcaaagcttcatggaaaagccgtTATTGCAcatttaacatgttataatgaaaTTACACTTACTCATTTAATCAAAGTAATTattttaattaagagtaattaagttaagttcgaaataaaatttcaccctttttttttcttaaaatgaactttACAAGAAGAGTAAACATGGTGAGTGTTTTCTCACAATTTTTCTCAAGGGCATaacgccttttgggcattacagggttttAAGGAGACGACACAAACACATCAGGCTTATGCAAAGGAAACATTATTGCTTTGCAGGTATTGTAATCAAGCCCAGTTCTCTCTGCAAATGTTACCGATACAGGCCACTACTCTACTTACATTAGGCTActacccacgaaacacgaaacctctataaaacgttttatagcggttttaaacgttttaaagacgttttataggaGTTTTGTATTTCATGGGTACGTAGATCTTTGTTTCTTAATTACTGCTCTTGCCTCATTGTCCAATGTGTTttagctaggggtgtgcgaatattcgaaagtatcgaatattcgtcgaatattacattcgaaatattcgtattcgattcgaaaattgtgtattcgaaaagtttcgaatattctaTAACTTCGATtattcaaaaaattcgaatatgcgattcgattatcatgcataaaataactcgtcttccacatttctgctgcattcgtatagctaaaaacgttgccgagaggagcgataaacatcgcaagtacacggaggcacaatatctgcctgcgacgagcgccccaatacgtatgatttattgctggtgcatctccgacgtgcagcgctgttggcgatcatgtaaccgtacattttcaatattatgtggccgtaacgtgccgcactaccactcgttcactatgcgggaccacttctgaagaaagacagtgacccatgagactggtggcggactgtaggcactttcagataccccagtctggcaaagctttgccccatgtacctccctataccagccacttctgttccaagcgagcgtgccttttcagtggcagggggtgggggggttgcctctgttagaagggagcgcctgctgcctgatcattagagcaactgatatttcttcatgataacatctagtcattactttcattgtaccgtgatatttgcttgtgttgtgatgtgcattgtgctagcctggacattgtgttctggagatagcagtgtatgttatgttgccagtcaggctgttgatgttttttttcaaacagctacatgttaaataacatatcgttactgtggaggcatttttcctttgatattcgattcgatattcgaaagtggatattcgtattcgaaaaatttgatactcgcacacccctagttttagcATCAACAAACTATCCTGACTGTGAAAATTCAGTCCTCACCATTACCACTTCACTCACTGGATTTGAatcatcccccctcccccttttttctctctctctacttgccGTGGTGACAGTGACACACTTAAACATACTTTTTCTTGTTCCTTTAATCTCCGCATCCAACAAAACATTTTGTTGCAGGCATTGCAACGTCTTTATATCTTTATATGGCTTTTAAATAACGAATTAAAGATCtctttaaaaaagagagagaaaagaaaatgtaACTCGCAGACAAGCATCCAAACACTCTTCGCCCATTAAGATCCGGAGCAAAAGAAAGATTTTAATTTCAATAGTGAATAGTGGTGAGAGCCGAGTTGTCAGAGTAATCACTCGACTCAAAAGCAGGCAATCGGGCTGATGGCGCGGAGTGAATTAACCGCTTGAGTAACATACTAACACGTTTTCGTTTTCATGGCACCTTTTCTTTCTTCTGGGGGCAGAAAGGTACATTAACTAGGGCAAGACCCAAAGAACGGGTGCCTCTGCGTGCAAAGCATTTGTCCCCTATATTTTCGTTCACAATCAATCTTCCCACAGTGACCGTCGCTTGCAACAAAATGTTTTGTTGGATGCAGCGATTAAAGGAACAAGGAAAAGTATGTTTGAGCGTGTCACTGTCACCACGGCAAAATATTTTACTTGTTTTCCAGTGTCTTCTGAACATGTCTCTTGTTTCTAGAAGGTTCAAATGCAATCTGCACCGCATTACAAGACACCAGCAGAGCATGCTGACGCGCGCGCGCACGGTGATCGCCTCTGGAGCAGCGCTTACCGCGCGCCCGTCTCCATTCATGCCGCTCGTGCGCGAGCGCGTCACGTTAAATGTCTTACCCGCGATGTCAACGTTCGGCAACAGCTCCGCCATTGCGATGAcgcttcctttgctgtcacagaaGGTGCTAAAAACAACAGCGGTTCACGCACGGAGCTGCGAGCAGCCGAGGCTCTTTGACAGCGCTAAACGCATGCGTTATGACAACAAACAAAAGTCCACACATTCAACAAAACACGTGCGCGCGCTCTGTTATAACCATTGTTGCCAACATGACTAACTCTACCCGTCTCTACCTAGGCTTGAGCACACGTTTTTAGGCAGCGCTTGGCGCTGCTGCATGACAAAAACAAGCCCCAAACTAACATAAACTGTTTTAGTTTATTTTTCTGAAAAGCATACTTCTACGAGTAAACTTCAGCGCAGTAACTTTGACACAAGTGGCACTCCAGTTCCGGTTCCGacccaaagtaaacatggcggcgtCCATGTGCTGCTCGCGCATTGCATCGAGCAAGAGGTATCGCGCCTGTGTAACCGTTTAATCTACCTAAACTGTTGTATTCGTAGCGGCTCTTTTGCTAGGGCAAGAACAAACGATATAGCAAGAACAGGCACCTTTTGTCGCTAATTTTTCTTTAGCGACGAGTACATTGCTATCTGGGTGCGCTTTAGCAGACTACCGCTCGTCTCATTGCAGAGCCATGCTGACTAGCGTGCGGTACGCTCTGCGTCCTCGCGCGAAAGCGTGCCGATGGGGCTCGCACCTTGCCAGGACCTTCTGTTCTTCAAGTGGCAAGAGCTCCGACGATTCGGCAGGCAAGAGCGAGCAGCCAGCCAAGGACGAACCAACAGCTGACCAAAAGAAAGCGGCGCTGGACAAGCTTTCGGCTCTGCTATCCGACATGAAGGTCAGGAGCATGCACTGCACGCACTCTACGAAACTTGTATTCAGAGTCTCCAAACGCTACTCTCCAGAAAGCGCGCCCACTGTCCGTTGCTGCAAGTTCTGTAAATTAAGTATGTACTACTCTTCGAGACTGGTGGCGTGATGCTGCTGTACTTTTTCGTATGAACGAAACTGAGAATCGCGGCCTGCTTATCCGTGGTCACTTTAGCTCTAATGCACACCGACTCATCTTCGCCTTTTAATTCAACCATTCGTTTGGATGTGCTTCCCATTCCGGCCAGAAACGCTGAGCATCTGTGGACTGCAGCGCAGTTCAATATCGGTGTCCCACGGTTACTTTCGACCGCGATATCGATCCCAACGTGTATGTAATCTCGTGAACGCGATTGACTTATTTGCTCATGCTACGGAAGGGAGCCAATCGCGTTGGAGAAATTCTATCCCGATCGGGCTTGATGGCTGTCGAAAGCGCATAGCTTATAACGGTATAACTCGCAGATTTCATCGATAACAATAAGTCGTGAACGTTAATCAGTTTTGCGGATAGACCTCAAGGCGCACGAGCTTACTAAGGAAATCCTTACGGATTTCTTGGGGAGAAAGCTTCCTACTTAACGCGAAATTCTACCATCCGGCATTCGAACACGGAACCATTGCCGTTCCGTAGTGGTCGCTCTACCACCTGATCTAATCAGTAGGATAGCAGATGGCATGTTTTTCCCTTTCATTATAGTTATGTGGGTGCATTCCTCAAAAAAACGTGGAACATTGACAGCATGATGACTAAACAGTTTGTCCACTGTGCAGATTGAGTCCGTCGCAAGCACAGATCCCAACAGCTTGTCTTTCAAACTGGCCAAGCCTGGGCTGCCTAAGAAGCCAGAGCTGAAGGAAGAAGCACAAAGGTGAGGCtgtttgtatatgtgtgtgtgtgtgtgtgtgtgtgtgtgtgtgtgtgtgtgtgtgtgtgtgtgtgtgtcctgttatTTTCATGCAGCAGCTTGTTTAAATATGGGCATTAGAACTGCTGGCGCGTCATGGGAGTAGCTGTGTCAGCATTCCCCCTAAACCTAGTTTCAGTAATAACCATGGCAAAGAGAATTTGTCGGGCCTTCGGCCAACGTGTGATGTTTAATATCTTGAAAATTGGCTGTGCTGAAAGCCATGGTTGTTGCCGAAAACTGTAATCCACTTTCTACATCGGCTACTGCACCATTCTACGATTTCTTCAGGATATTAAAATACCCACTTGGGTTTGACCGCACGCCCTGTCATTTGCATCTGCTTGGTTATTTGTTTCCAACATGGCATCATGCCTCCCTAATTTTACTCCACTGAGTAAGTGGAGTAAAAACTAAAATTAGGTTGGTGTCAAAGGGGCCCTCAAACATCTCTTCTTTCAACCTGAGGAACATAGCTGAATGAGTGTGACAGTATTCAGTGAATTTCCAAAACAATTTTTCTGAAATACGTAATTCAAATGGTGCtggaagggacactgaagagaaaaacaatttctttCACATTAGGAAATTAATTTTatttttcacaataccaaaagcaccactcttgctATGAGAAGATGCTTGATAAGCCAGAAAGCCTTTAGAAAGAAAAGTACTGTAGGCGGCAGTGTTGCTTGGACATACCCACATCAGCTTACCAAGAAGTTGTACATTTTGAACTTATCTGCTAGCACCTACATAAATCGTTACTCGTGAAAATGATTGACATTGTGGTGTAAGGAAGCCAGAGACCTCATGTAGAAAGTGTCAGGCAATTTTATTGAGCCATTATGGCCAGAATACCCAAGAAAAGATATTTTGAAATCTGTGATGTTGCACTGACATTCAAGTTTTCAGTGCAAAATTcagaaaatgaaactttgaccttcatctTTTCTTGTAATAATAAAGCTATAATTCCAAAGTTAACATTTCTGGAAAATGCTTCCTGAAGCAACAAATGACCGTCAAGAATATGAACAGGACACATTAATAACTTCTGTTTGAGTGTTCGCCAACGTGTGAGGTGTGTGCATGAGCAATTTTTTTAGAGTAATTCGTAAACTGCTGCCCATTGCCTATCATCTGTGGGCTGGCTTTCACGCTAGTTATGATGCCGTTTATAACGGCCAAAGAAAGGCGGCCTTGACAGCCCTCAGAGTACGCAAGCAATTTACTATGCGAGATTGACTGCTCAAAAAACAGTCGTGATCTTCGGGGTGCCATTTTGGTGTAAAACAATAATCATGCTCTTGCTTGCATATGTTTCCTTTCCTTAGTGTCGCCTGCTCGGTACTTCCAGGTCTATCAGTGTGGCATAAAATTCTTAATTGGAAAGTGGAGCACTGAGTTTTCAAGCAAGGAATTGAAAGCAAGCTAAACAACAGTTACATTTTTGTGTGTCGGAACAGTTACACTGTTGTGTGTTACACTGTCTTGTGTTACATCTGTTAGTTATTTCATTTTGCATGCTATACCACGATCACAATGTCTGCCTGTATGTATTtttctgcagtttttttttttcataatactACATCGTActtactttgtttctgtgttatgtgcAATTCGCTGTACCCCCTGTTATGGCCGTGACAGCCAACAGTatttggaaataaaataaataaagaactacCCAAAAGTGCGCAGCTGTCATTCTATGTAAGAATAATAGTGCATCATAGAAATAGAGGTTTGCATCAAGAAAAGAAAGTGATGGGATGCTGGAGTACAACAGATGAAACAAAACACGATTATTAGTAAAAGGCTAAATGGCTACTGGGGCGTGGTCTTGTATTGTTCTATTAACAGACATTATCACTGCATGCAATTGGTTTAGGCTCGCGCATACATCTCCCATTCATGACGTTTGCACGAGCTTTGACCAATCACATGCAATAACCTTTGTTCGTTAATGTTTTTTTACAAAATTGTGCCCCTGTCTGTGTTCCATTTCAAAAGGGACACCACTTAACATCATCATTGATTCATGGTGGAAAGCAAACCAGCGCGAAGACAGGGGcagaaacaaaaatgaacaatgCAAACAGTGCTCGTGTCGTTCGTCTCTTCTGCCCCTGTCTTCGCGCTGGTTTCCTTTCCACCACGAATTGAGTGCAACTAGACAAATTTGCAGTTTTGAGGGGTGCTGACAACATTTTCCGAAGGTGATTTTacactgccatacaaatctcctctatagagagacagctctgagcaagtgtgaagctcagcaaatgctgaaaAGATATTTTGATATCAAAGTCCATTTTCTCATGATGCACCTaccaacatcgacactagcttgacgtcaggctacagtactaattctggtgacttcacgcaacaGTCTGGCTggttgtgatgatgtcaggtaccaaaacttccaaatggccccttgtgcatcaccaacggagccacggtgcagagcagctgtggaaacgtcacaatatcatgcgtgagcacgtgacgaggagctcataccgtgttgtgacgtcagggtacagtaggtaccgaaactagcttttaaaaacttactgtaattacttttcctgTTTGCGCTCACACCTgacagtacattttctaggctcttgagggcttggcctttcatttgacgcaaagaaacgacaactgaaaattttgtcACAACTCCTGTACTCCTTTAAATCATCATTGATAACTCGCACATACTTCTCCCATGCATCTCGCTCATAATGAGGCTTCCAATGCTTGGGCACTGAAGTAGCCTTAGTGTAATGTGTACCTCTCTGCCCAGGACCAAGGGCTTGGGCAAGGCAGTAGTGCAGGCTGCCAGAGAGGTAGCTGCCAGCCTGGGCAGCAGCAAGGAGCAGAAGGAGCGGACCGAGTCGGAGCTGCTGGCACGGCTTCGTGTGCACGCACAGGAGAGGCAGGGAGACCAGCATGTTGCTCCAGAAAAGGACAACACAGCCACTCTCAGGTGGGCGTGGCTTCCTTCGTGTGACCACATGCAAGCTGCAGTAGTAGCTCAACCTTGGGCTTGTTGCTGGCTTGATATTGTTGGATGCACCCAGCAGTTTCCATCAAGGGAGGTAATGTGAACAGACTAGTTGAGGGGTCAGAATTCCTTCTCTCCTGTTACCTTCGTTTCCTTCCTTGAAGGTATTGGAAATATTGAGCAAACATGGGAGCAGTCAAATGTGTAAGCTGTCCCTCGTACTGGTGAAAGGTAATTGTCCGCCTCGGTGaaacaatggttacggtgctcggctgctgacctgaaggttgcaggtttgatcccagccgcggcggtcgcatttcaatggaggcaaaatgctagaggcccatgtactgtgcaatgtcagtgcaccttaaagaataccagatggtcaaaatttccggaaccctccactacggcgagcctcataatcataacgttgttttggcacgtaatatcccAGATACGATTCATTATTATTGGTGAAAGGTAACAATGTGATGCAGAGACAAGGCATGTTATGGCTGCAAACAAGCCATAGGTTCACAGGAGGAAGGTCACTTTAAATAATTCCGGCGTGTTCTTTAGGGTTCAGAACCACAGTAAGATTATGAAGAACACCATAGTGGAGAACTCCCCGACCAGGGTTATTCAGTgccacttaaatctaagtacatgggcgttTTTCAATTTCGCCACCATCAAAATGCAGCTTCTGTGACCAAGAATTGATCCAGCACCCTATGTCAGCTCTAGCCACGGTACCTTGTTCAACCACTTCATCAATGCACGTTACGGTATTATTCGCGGTGATCCCTCACAGAGATAACTTCTTATACTCCTCTCATAAAAGCAATCATTGCTTTTTACTGGAATGAATTGATAAAACATTTATTGCACAAATTGCATCATATACTAGAATTAGTGGTGGAGAGGATTATGTGGGTGCCTATACCGGGACTCCATTGGACTGAGCTGCAACCCCCGCCCGCTCCACGAGGCTCCACTGATCCTCAAGAGCTGGGCTGGACAAAGCCTCCTCCCACACCTCCGACATCGGCTGCGCAATTTGCGCGATGCTTCAATTAGACTGGCAGGGCCAAACCATGTGAAACAGGTCAGCAAGGCTGCCACAGTATTTACACATTGCACCGAATTGTTCTGGGTCGGGCTTCATCATGGCCGGGCTTCTGTACGACATGGCTTGGAGCCTGCGCAGAAGACTGTGCTGCGTGCATGGTAATGGGACAGCAACAAATTAATGCTTTGCTAGTGTTTAACGTTATGCCTATGTCTTCTCCATACATTGATGCTTGCAGCGACCTGTTCGTCGGCATGAAGATCGAGCGTAAGAAAGCCAAGCAACAGGGAAGGCAAGAGAGTGGTGCGTACATGCGTGGAGATCGCAGCCGCAGAGACCGCGAGCTTGGCGCAGTGCAGAGCGAGTTCCTACCAGGCACCATCGATGCACTGACGGAGCAAGTCAACAGGGACACAAAGGCTGCCGCACGACGACAGTCTGCAGACAAGCAACAACGGTGAGTTAACCCGCACTGATAAACGAACTCACGAAAATTTTTAAAGAGCTTATTGCTGGACTGCCGTATAAACTTGTGTGAGGCCTGTGTGTTTTTCACTCGTTTAagggctgtgtgtgtgttttgttttttgttaaaCAATTTTGAGAAGGTGCAGCTCTTACATGCGACGAGGTCATTTAGTCTGATTTTTCTTACTATTAGTATGAAATCTGCCATAATGCCACATGATTTGCCACTGCCACAAAATCTAACGCTACCCTTTATATAATGAATCTATTCATTGATTCATGCTCACCGTGCAGTTAGCTGTTTGTCTTTACTAATGCTGCCACTGCTGCCTTCACTTGGTTCTCCAGTTGATTAGGTCATATTCAATGCCACCACTCACAGAAAGCAGGGTTCTCTAGTCCCATCTATGGGACTAGAGAACCCTGCTAGAGAACCCTGCTTTTTAAAGGTTTGGTGATTGAGAACACTGCTTTTTAAAAATTTGGTGATTGGAATACGTCACTACTTTTGATACATTGGTTAGGGTTTCCTTTTCTTGGCTCTTGTTCTTGGTTGGAATATTTTATTCCAAATTCTGGGCTGCCAAATTGGGAGTGCAGCCCTCAGACGGATATTCACCTTCAGGAGTCTATACGGTATAATTGGTTTAACAAGCTCACAGAATATTACACAGATGACACAAAAGTCAGACACTGCGCTGTAATTAGACCTTATCGCTAGATTTAACGATTGCTTTTAAGCTCTTTTTTATATACGCGTGACGTCACAATATCTGTATATGTTTATGTGTATGCTGTCTGCACCAAGTGAACTTCAGTTGAGAGTAGCGTTTGTTACGGTTCTGTTCTTCTTTCGTCCACGTTTTAATATGCACTTAGAAAATTCGCCGGAGTGTTTTATTTTATGCGTGAACTTTCTAGGCATTGAATCATAAAGGCATGTCCCTACAAATTCTTTGTGGAATCCTTGCCAGCCTTCACATGTCATGCTTTGTATCGTTTTATGCACTCTTTGTATCCACTTTAATGGAATAGAACATGCCCGCTATAGAAAAAGGCTTATCTTCACATTGTTGAgcctagggatgggcgaatagtaaatttgaggctCGAAGTGAATTTGAAGCAAATGTAGTGATTTAgtagaataatttcgaatcaaatactTTGAATAGTATGTAGTACGTATTATAAAGGAAAATGAACATTTTTGTCATGTCCCAActtacttgcacaatatttttgggaattggaactaggcatgtgcaaatgtcactcTTTTGGTTCGAAGGGAAGTggaaagcaactttgaatagtagcaagatttcAATAGCAGTAGGATGCAAGTTATAAGcggtaaaatatgttatgtttacAATTTTCTACACTTACCGCGTATAAGCCCAAATAACAGGCTTTTAAACTTAGAAAAATAATTACTCCAAGTGAGGGTAAATGTACAGtgtggtccactcttagagggaacacgcgagcgtgtggccggctgtccgcggagcgctaactgctggcgagatctgtaaatgcagcgcacgcgtatagattcattacggcgttcaggtgcgcgccgctcttacaagtgtatgcgcatgcgccgcatttacaaatctcgccgctagtcagcgccgcgcgggctgtcagccacgcgctcgcgtgttccctgtaagagtggaccgtactgtacatttaaccttgaagtgcggCTTCACAGCAGTGCAGATTTTTCTTGGATAGGTGGTTTCACAGCATAGCACCCCttgctgcagcgaaaccacctttacaggcatTTTGCATGCGGTCAAATATATGTCCATTCGCTCATTTCGAATGATTTACATTCGAgtggaagcgaattcgaatactgtaatattcgttggaATGTTCGAAGCACTCGAATATTGGCCCATGCCTAATTGAGCCCTGTGGGCATAGTTAGGCTAAGTGACTCCAGTTAATGGTTCCTGTTAAAAAGCATTAGAAGTGCTTCTTGCTGATATCTGcggttttttttaatttctttttctttctctttcactgtTGCACAGCATCGAGGAGAAACTAGAAGTTGATGTCGACAGACGGCTTGGCATCTTCTCAAAGGACATTGAAGAAAACACAGGTATGTCTGGCTTCAAGGGAATGTCATCCAGTGTTTAATCGCTTAGCCTGTTTCAACTGAAAGGGGGCAGTTTGGCTAAGAAAGTTCAGTACAACTTATTACCTCAAGGACACTCGGAGGAAGGTATTCGATAAGAAATGTTTACATAGTAATTGACAAAGATAGCAAATATGCAAAAATGTAGCTGATGAGATGCAATAAAATCTTATTATTATAAAGAgctcatgaagcaccccttgggcttgttgaaaaaacacaacctgcggaaagctgacacggctatgaactgctctgcaaaatattacagtcgtgcgcgccgcataaaggccacaagcggagcgcgaaattgccgtttcctcaggcgccctcttttcaaacagaggccgattctcactctcgtcggtgggcggggcgtctgcccgttgacgtcgcggatctgcctgtttacgtcgcaagaacatagcatgcttattggccaatagccagatgagatgcgcttcttgccacggggtgccgccacttgcccgcgccgcactcctcagtctgctaactttacacggtagccgcactcgcgcatgcgaatcacagcaggagagcgatcgcgcttcatgacgcgcgctgacgtaacttccttcccccgagccatccct comes from the Rhipicephalus sanguineus isolate Rsan-2018 chromosome 6, BIME_Rsan_1.4, whole genome shotgun sequence genome and includes:
- the LOC119395935 gene encoding 28S ribosomal protein S31, mitochondrial yields the protein MAASMCCSRIASSKRAMLTSVRYALRPRAKACRWGSHLARTFCSSSGKSSDDSAGKSEQPAKDEPTADQKKAALDKLSALLSDMKIESVASTDPNSLSFKLAKPGLPKKPELKEEAQRTKGLGKAVVQAAREVAASLGSSKEQKERTESELLARLRVHAQERQGDQHVAPEKDNTATLSDLFVGMKIERKKAKQQGRQESGAYMRGDRSRRDRELGAVQSEFLPGTIDALTEQVNRDTKAAARRQSADKQQRIEEKLEVDVDRRLGIFSKDIEENTDVPQLKTWEKLQQRELQLLVTPPPKNAYEEMILWTEQGKLWKFPIDNEVGLDEEAQISFEEHVFLEEHITDFPERGPIRHFMELVLVGLSKNPHISVQRKREHIEWFRQYFRAKADVLRASGALPEDGEFFYLGQDKQQSSIEAS